Genomic segment of Ruegeria sp. TM1040:
TCGCATCCAGAGCAGGACGCGGGTGAAACGTCCCTGGTTGCTCCGGACGAAAACCCTGAGAGCGAATGGGCAAGTGTCATCGACACCGCAACACAGCCCGACGTCGAGGAAGCCCTGGACGAGGCGCTCCCCGAGCTTGATACATCCGCAGAGGATTTTGCGCAGGCGGATGTGGCAGAGGGTCAGGCAGTTGCTGCTGCAGGCGCCACACAGGTGTCATCTGATCAATCTGCAAAGGGCTCCGGCGATCAGGTGATGCGCGCGGGCGCTCCTGTGACGCATGGCTCTGCCACTGACAAAGCGGTGGAGGTGGCCATAAAAGGTGCTGCCTCGGCTGAGGCAGATGCCGAAATGAATTCAATGGAGGCGGCGCGTACGGGGCTCTTGTCAGATAAAGACGAACGTCTCGGCACATCAGTTCTCTTGGAAACACATCGAGATGGGCGACGCCAACAGCTTGTGCCCGGAACAGTCGGCGCGATTGCTGCCGAAAAAGGTGCGCAGCCGCCTGCGCAGGCACAGGCTCAGACCGCTCTGGAGGCGCTGAAAACAGGGGCGCCCACATCTCCTCCGGGACAGGAGAAAGCCACTGAAGCGCGCATCCGTGATATACCATTGACCGCAGCTCAGGCACAGGTCGCGGCTTCCACAGCGACTGCGCGCGCGCCAATGAACAGTGGTGATACCCGCCTTTTGCACCCTGCGGCCTCGGGGAGTGCGCAGGCCTTGGCCTCCGCGCGCTTCCAGATGAGTGATACGGTCCTCAAGTCAAGCTCCGCCGTGGTGACCAGCCTGATGGGAGCAAATGATGCAGGACGCGTAGGAGATGACGTTCTGACGCAACGCGGTGCGGAGAGCTTTGCGTTGCCACAACTTTTGGCGGAGGCCTCCGTCAGATCTGGAGCATCCAGCTTTCGCGCCGAAACGCCCCGGCATGTAGCGCAACAACTTGCAGAGGCCGTCGCGACGGGCGGCAAACGCAATGTGGATGTCACACTGAACCCGCGTGAGCTGGGCCATGTGAACATGCGGGTGATGACAACAGAAATGGGCGTCACGATCACCATCAACGCCGAACGTCCTGAGACCGAGGACCTGATGCGTCGTCACATCCAGGATCTTGCCCGCGAATTCAAGGAAATGGGCTTCACCGATATCTCTTTCCAATTTGGCTCTGACACCGACGCCGGTCAGTCAGGGGAGGGAGAGAGCAGTCTTGGGGGCAACGGATCCGAGCAGCAAGGCGAGGGCGATGCCCTTGAAGCCGCTCAGTCCGGTCTTCCGATATCACAACACTTGAACATCTCGGCCGATGGCCTGGACATGAGGATTTAAGAGCATGACCACAGCAGTAACGGGTGTTGGCACCCAGCAAACAACGACAG
This window contains:
- a CDS encoding flagellar hook-length control protein FliK, with the translated sequence MIDKILTTQSVGSTSTESSKRTEPARRGGDSFESVLAREAKTKDKTKTSPDVETPSGAEHDDKAFDAKNNAKATAADQHAKGEESHPEQDAGETSLVAPDENPESEWASVIDTATQPDVEEALDEALPELDTSAEDFAQADVAEGQAVAAAGATQVSSDQSAKGSGDQVMRAGAPVTHGSATDKAVEVAIKGAASAEADAEMNSMEAARTGLLSDKDERLGTSVLLETHRDGRRQQLVPGTVGAIAAEKGAQPPAQAQAQTALEALKTGAPTSPPGQEKATEARIRDIPLTAAQAQVAASTATARAPMNSGDTRLLHPAASGSAQALASARFQMSDTVLKSSSAVVTSLMGANDAGRVGDDVLTQRGAESFALPQLLAEASVRSGASSFRAETPRHVAQQLAEAVATGGKRNVDVTLNPRELGHVNMRVMTTEMGVTITINAERPETEDLMRRHIQDLAREFKEMGFTDISFQFGSDTDAGQSGEGESSLGGNGSEQQGEGDALEAAQSGLPISQHLNISADGLDMRI